A stretch of Miscanthus floridulus cultivar M001 chromosome 13, ASM1932011v1, whole genome shotgun sequence DNA encodes these proteins:
- the LOC136500709 gene encoding disease resistance protein PIK6-NP-like has translation MPNLMAADEEQGKHKVLLTWVKQVREAAYNVEDSLMGFSVMDFSVHSDERPSCWWCIPRVLWERRNIAKEVKELRTRVEDVSNRNLRYRLIKGSGSKPTTTAEEQASIASAAMSGINEAMRTAMEQVKTIVDLCHLINDGDEDHRVIAMWGESSDDTRMISAIQKVYDDSTVTANFGFRAWVTIMHPFDPIALIQSLVRQFYENFPEKLDETTHRRKTIGASVYMKMQSMTPSEITDVLDTQVSDNSYLIVIDDLSTIMEWNCINKYFPQQQEREQRIIVSTPHFRIANMCAEKPCQISELKQLSSHPTIYLFHKVTLRLQ, from the coding sequence ATGCCAAATCTGATGGCTGCCGACGAAGAGCAAGGCAAGCATAAGGTGCTCCTCACCTGGGTGAAGCAGGTCCGTGAGGCTGCCTACAATGTGGAGGACAGCCTCATGGGCTTCTCCGTCATGGACTTCTCCGTTCACTCTGACGAGAGGCCGTCCTGCTGGTGGTGCATCCCTCGCGTCCTGTGGGAGCGGCGCAACATCGCCAAGGAGGTGAAGGAGCTCAGGACTAGAGTGGAGGACGTGAGCAACAGGAACCTGCGCTACCGCCTCATCAAGGGCTCTGGCTCCAAACCCACCACTACTGCAGAGGAACAAGCTAGCATCGCCAGTGCAGCAATGTCTGGCATTAACGAAGCAATGCGCACTGCCATGGAGCAAGTAAAAACCATAGTGGATCTGTGCCATTTGATCAATGATGGCGATGAGGATCATAGGGTGATCGCAATGTGGGGAGAAAGCAGTGATGATACTAGAATGATATCTGCAATACAGAAGGTATATGATGACTCAACTGTGACTGCTAACTTTGGATTCAGGGCATGGGTTACAATCATGCACCCTTTTGACCCAATAGCGCTCATCCAGAGCCTTGTGAGGCAGTTCTATGAGAATTTTCCAGAGAAACTTGATGAGACGACACATAGAAGAAAAACCATAGGTGCTAGTGTTTACATGAAGATGCAGAGCATGACACCGAGTGAGATTACTGATGTGTTGGATACACAAGTGAGTGACAATAGCTACCTGATTGTTATTGATGATCTGTCCACGATAATGGAgtggaattgcatcaataagTATTTCCCCCAACAACAAGAAAGGGAGCAGAGAATTATAGTTTCCACACCACATTTCAGAATTGCAAATATGTGTGCTGAGAAACCATGCCAAATCTCCGAGCTCAAACAACTGTCATCTCATCCAACTATTTACCTGTTCCACAAGGTAACTCTTCGTCTACAGTAA